A section of the Pseudorasbora parva isolate DD20220531a chromosome 2, ASM2467924v1, whole genome shotgun sequence genome encodes:
- the mchr1b gene encoding LOW QUALITY PROTEIN: melanin-concentrating hormone receptor 1 (The sequence of the model RefSeq protein was modified relative to this genomic sequence to represent the inferred CDS: inserted 1 base in 1 codon), which produces MRFREIKXQTPGETQIKFVMDFNVTPNSSDEFNSSQHLIADTDEQYHNVLMPSVYGVICFVGIIGNCIVIYTIVKKTKFRAQQTVPDIFIFSLSIADLLFLLGMPFLIHQLVGNGSWCFGGTMCTVITALDSNSQIVSTYILTVMTLDRYLATVHPIRFNHIRTPRVAAGVVGLVWILSLLSITPVWMYAGLMPLRDGSVGCALLLPNPATDTYWFTLYQFVLAFALPLVIICVVFFKILQNMAATVAPLPQHSLRMRTRKVTRMAVAICLAFFICWAPHYILQLAHLSVQRPSYAFLYAYNIAISMGYANSCINPLLYIMLSETFKRQFIVAIRPVHKDFRADPGTADGSVSLRLVPDGAQPSQSSRELLPVTVAVR; this is translated from the exons ATGCGTTTCAGAGAAATTA GGCAAACCCCTGGAGAGACTCAGATAAAG TTTGTGATGGATTTCAACGTGACCCCCAATTCCAGTGATGAGTTTAATTCATCTCAACATTTAATCGCAG ACACTGACGAACAGTACCACAACGTTCTCATGCCTAGCGTTTATGGCGTCATCTGCTTCGTCGGCATTATAGGCAACTGCATTGTCATCTACACCATCGTCAAAAAGACAAAGTTCAGGGCACAGCAGACGGTGCCTGACATCTTCATCTTCAGCCTATCCATCGCAGATCTTCTGTTTCTCTTGGGCATGCCGTTCCTCATCCACCAGCTGGTGGGCAACGGCTCCTGGTGTTTCGGCGGCACCATGTGCACCGTTATCACAGCGCTGGACTCCAACAGCCAAATCGTGAGCACCTACATTTTAACCGTCATGACGTTGGATCGATACTTGGCGACGGTTCATCCCATCCGCTTCAACCACATCCGCACTCCACGTGTGGCCGCGGGGGTCGTCGGATTGGTGTGGATCCTCTCGTTGCTGTCCATCACACCGGTGTGGATGTACGCCGGCCTCATGCCCCTGCGGGACGGTTCAGTGGGGTGCGCTCTGCTCCTCCCCAATCCAGCCACAGACACCTACTGGTTTACGCTCTACCAGTTCGTGCTTGCGTTCGCTTTGCCATTAGTAATCATTTGCGTGGTGTTTTTCAAGATCCTCCAGAACATGGCGGCCACGGTCGCCCCACTTCCCCAGCACAGCCTCCGCATGCGCACAAGGAAGGTCACTCGGATGGCCGTTGCCATATGCCTGGCGTTTTTTATTTGTTGGGCGCCTCATTACATCTTGCAACTGGCACATCTGAGCGTGCAGCGGCCCAGTTACGCCTTCCTCTACGCCTATAACATCGCCATTAGCATGGGCTATGCCAACAGTTGCATTAACCCGCTCCTCTACATCATGCTAAGTGAGACCTTCAAAAGACAATTCATCGTAGCCATCCGGCCGGTGCACAAAGACTTCCGGGCCGATCCGGGAACGGCCGACGGAAGCGTAAGTCTACGTTTGGTCCCTGACGGGGCACAGCCGTCCCAGTCCTCGCGGGAGCTGTTGCCGGTTACCGTGGCTGTTCGCTGA